Proteins from a genomic interval of Lolium perenne isolate Kyuss_39 chromosome 1, Kyuss_2.0, whole genome shotgun sequence:
- the LOC139832795 gene encoding uncharacterized protein, with protein MPGLALKTIPLTWPFAVWGMDMVGKFKTAPGVYTHLLVAVDKFTKWVEAKPIKKCDEELPSVLWGIRTTPNRSTGFMPFFLVYGAEAIMPTDIAYDSPQVANYAEEENEHARQDGIDLLNEARDLALSRIAIYQQNLRRYHSRRIHGRSFKKATSSFGPFAVSRALGNNAYYLTDVHKDDKGEPLTREVERPWNINLLRRFYT; from the exons ATGCCGGGCTTGGCGCTAAAAACCATACccctcacctggccgtttgccgtctggggcatggacatggtggggAAATTCAAGACAGCCCCCGGCGTGTACACTCACCTCCTAGTCGctgtggacaaattcaccaagtgggtggaggcaaAGCCCATCAAGAAGTGTGACG AAGAACTCCCCTCCGTGCTCTGGGGCATTCGCACAACACCCAACAGGTCGACTGGCTTCATGCCTTTCTTCCTGGTGTACGGCGCCGAAGCTATCATGCCCACCgacatcgcctacgactcgccacAAGTCGCCAACTACGCTGAAGAAGAAAACGAGCACGCTCGGCAAGACGGCATCGACCTCCTCAATGAGGCACGAGACCTTGCACTCTCTAGgatagccatttaccagcaaaatctCCGTCGCTACCACAGTCGCCGCATCCACGGTCGCTCCTTCAAGAAGGCGACCTCATCCTTCG GTCCATTCGCCGTCAGTCGCGCGCTCGGCAACAACGCCTACTACCTCACCGACGTTCACAAAGACGACAAAGGCGAGCCACTCACCAGGGAAGTCgagcgcccctggaacatcaACCTCCTCCGTCGGTTCTACACCTAG